One part of the Phragmites australis chromosome 3, lpPhrAust1.1, whole genome shotgun sequence genome encodes these proteins:
- the LOC133911849 gene encoding strigolactone esterase D14-like, whose translation MLRSTHPPSPTSGSGGSGAPASSSGKKMVDPGGAGSGGGAPSGAKLLQILNVRVVGNGERVVVLSHGFGTDQSAWSRVLPYLIRDHRVVLYDLVCAGSVNPEHFDFRRYNTLDSYVDDLLSILDVLRIPRCAFVGHSVSAMIGILASIRRPELFAKLVLIGASPRFLNDRDNDYHGGFELPEIQQVFDAMAANYSAWATGYAPLAVGADVPAAVQEFSRTLFNMRPDISLHVCRTVFNTDLRGVLGMVRAPCVVVQTTRDVSVPASVAAYLKAHLGGRTTVEFLQTEGHLPHLSAPSLLAQVLRRALARS comes from the exons ATGCTTCGGTCCACGCACCCACCCAGCCCcaccagcggcagcggcggctcgGGGGCGCCGGCGTCCAGCTCCGGCAAGAAGATGGTCGACCCTGGCGGCgcgggcagcggcggcggggcgccGAGCGGCGCGAAGCTGCTGCAGATCCTGAACGTGCGGGTGGTGGGCAACGGCGAGCGCGTGGTGGTGCTGTCCCACGGCTTCGGGACGGACCAGTCGGCGTGGAGCCGCGTGCTGCCGTACCTGATCCGAGACCACCGCGTGGTGCTCTACGACCTCGTCTGCGCCGGCAGCGTCAACCCGGAGCACTTCGACTTCCGCCGCTACAACACCCTCGACTCGTACGTGGATGACCTCCTCTCCATCCTCGACGTGCTCCGCATCCCGCGCTGCGCCTTCGTCGGCCACTCGGTGTCCGCCATGATCGGCATCCTCGCCTCGATCCGCCGCCCCGAGCTCTTCGCCAAGCTCGTCCTCATCGGCGCCAGCCCCAG GTTCTTGAACGACCGGGACAACGACTACCACGGCGGGTTCGAGCTGCCGGAGATCCAGCAGGTGTTCGACGCGATGGCAGCCAACTACTCCGCGTGGGCGACGGGGTACGCGCCGCTGGCGGTGGGCGCGGACGTCCCCGCGGCGGTGCAGGAGTTCAGCCGCACGCTGTTCAACATGCGCCCGGACATCTCCCTCCACGTCTGCCGCACCGTCTTCAACACAGACCTCCGCGGAGTGCTGGGAATGGTGCGCGCCCCCTGCGTGGTGGTGCAGACCACCCGCGACGTCTCCGTGCCGGCCTCCGTCGCCGCCTACCTCAAGGCCCACCTCGGCGGGCGCACCACCGTGGAGTTCCTCCAGACCGAGGGCCACCTCCCCCACCTCAGCGCCCCCAGCCTCCTCGCCCAGGTGCTCCGCCGCGCGCTCGCCCGGTCCTAG